In Mucilaginibacter celer, one DNA window encodes the following:
- a CDS encoding RagB/SusD family nutrient uptake outer membrane protein — protein MKTKYIVIIAAMLSAAASSCKKELYQNPLSSKDLGKFITNQAETEEYVTSVYGTLQSTGLYGLYLPAFAEIPSDNTFDQVPSNDSGNYGQLDQFTTIPPNDIVETTWRDSYQGIQKANVVLNRIDKITYTDPAVKQARKGEMLFIRALLYFNMVRLYGDVPLVTTETTDPNQYFGLGRQPAAKVYDQIKADLTAAIPLLPDVAGQPGRVIKTAAESLLGKVYLTLKDYTNAETQLQAVVNSGRHVLMAKPQDVFAVSNENNKEIIFAVQFTSGLNGNSEGSIMFQQFSPSATVTGAKGHNLPTLSLYNLYTAGDLRKGVYVTLAPTGAPFDNKLTAPTTVITDGPSDFVVLRYADVLLMLAEVENELGNSSQAATYLNTIRSRAGLDNTAASSQADLRDAIALERRLELIGEGHRWFDLLRTGTAISVMNKWFKDNNILITIDQHNLLMPVPQSQINTDPAIKQNPGY, from the coding sequence ATGAAAACTAAATACATCGTTATCATTGCGGCAATGCTGTCGGCAGCGGCATCATCCTGCAAAAAAGAGCTTTATCAAAACCCGCTTTCATCCAAAGATCTGGGCAAGTTTATCACCAACCAGGCCGAGACCGAAGAATACGTTACCTCGGTTTACGGTACCCTCCAATCAACAGGTTTGTATGGATTGTACCTGCCTGCCTTTGCCGAGATCCCTTCGGATAATACCTTCGACCAGGTGCCGTCAAACGATAGCGGCAATTATGGCCAGCTCGATCAGTTCACTACCATACCACCCAACGATATTGTTGAAACAACCTGGCGCGATTCATATCAGGGCATCCAGAAGGCCAATGTAGTATTGAACCGGATAGATAAGATCACCTATACCGATCCTGCTGTAAAACAGGCCCGCAAAGGCGAAATGTTGTTTATCAGGGCTTTATTGTACTTTAATATGGTGAGGTTATATGGCGATGTGCCGCTGGTAACCACCGAAACTACCGATCCTAACCAGTATTTTGGCCTTGGCCGTCAACCGGCGGCTAAGGTTTATGATCAGATCAAAGCCGATCTTACCGCCGCTATTCCGCTGTTGCCCGATGTCGCCGGACAGCCCGGAAGGGTTATTAAAACCGCTGCCGAAAGTTTGTTGGGCAAGGTTTATCTTACCCTGAAGGATTATACCAATGCCGAAACACAGTTACAGGCAGTAGTTAATTCGGGCAGGCATGTATTAATGGCCAAACCGCAGGACGTTTTCGCTGTAAGTAATGAAAATAATAAAGAGATCATTTTTGCGGTTCAGTTTACATCGGGCCTCAACGGTAATTCGGAAGGGAGCATTATGTTTCAGCAGTTTAGCCCTTCGGCTACGGTAACCGGCGCAAAGGGGCATAACCTACCAACTTTAAGCCTGTATAATCTTTATACCGCGGGCGATCTCCGGAAGGGCGTGTATGTAACCCTGGCACCAACGGGCGCACCCTTTGATAATAAGTTAACTGCGCCAACCACCGTTATTACCGACGGCCCGAGCGATTTTGTTGTTTTGCGCTACGCGGATGTATTGCTGATGCTGGCCGAGGTTGAAAACGAGTTGGGCAATAGCTCCCAGGCTGCAACGTACCTGAACACTATCCGCAGCAGGGCAGGTTTAGATAACACGGCTGCCTCAAGCCAGGCCGATCTTCGCGATGCTATAGCTTTAGAGCGCAGGCTTGAGCTGATTGGCGAAGGCCACCGTTGGTTCGATCTGTTGCGCACCGGTACGGCTATTAGTGTAATGAACAAATGGTTTAAGGATAATAATATCCTGATCACTATAGATCAGCATAATTTGCTGATGCCGGTACCTCAATCGCAAATCAATACCGATCCGGCTATTAAACAAAACCCCGGCTATTAA
- a CDS encoding glycerophosphodiester phosphodiesterase family protein — protein MYLKKVKILAVIASLGLMYCSTGYAQTTKANSLIKQLHQPFDKHIMVAAHRGDWRDAPENSLLAFKYAIAIGVDIIELDLNKTKDGVVVIMHDQTINRTTDGKGSPGDYTLAELKKFHLKNGLGRLTVNTIPTLQEVMELIKGKILVNLDKSYPYYSEAYQVLKATGTLNQAIFKTTESYETVRKQYPTIIDSITFMAVIDLDKPGAKQSIENYQRHIKPVAFELNFGTDTSAILKNNQFINRNGSRIWINSLWASLNAGHDDDTAVDLGNTKDSWDWIIAHGATIIQTDRPRELLEYLRKRGLHLLN, from the coding sequence ATGTACTTAAAAAAAGTAAAAATCCTCGCAGTTATTGCTTCGCTTGGTTTAATGTATTGCTCAACAGGCTACGCCCAAACCACAAAGGCCAACAGCCTGATTAAACAATTACACCAGCCGTTTGATAAGCACATTATGGTGGCTGCCCACCGCGGCGACTGGCGCGATGCTCCCGAAAACTCGTTGCTGGCATTTAAATATGCCATAGCCATTGGGGTAGATATCATTGAGCTCGACCTAAATAAAACCAAAGATGGCGTAGTGGTTATTATGCACGATCAAACCATCAATCGTACAACCGACGGCAAGGGAAGCCCCGGCGACTACACCCTGGCCGAGCTAAAGAAATTTCACTTGAAAAATGGATTGGGCCGGCTTACCGTGAATACCATACCCACCCTACAGGAAGTAATGGAATTGATAAAAGGCAAAATTTTGGTAAATCTTGATAAAAGCTATCCATACTATAGTGAGGCTTACCAGGTTTTAAAAGCTACCGGTACTTTAAACCAGGCTATTTTTAAAACAACAGAGAGTTATGAAACAGTAAGGAAGCAATATCCGACAATTATTGATAGCATCACCTTTATGGCCGTAATTGATCTGGATAAACCGGGCGCAAAACAATCCATCGAAAATTACCAGCGCCATATTAAACCGGTAGCTTTTGAATTGAATTTTGGTACAGATACCTCAGCTATCCTTAAAAACAACCAATTCATCAACCGCAACGGCTCCCGCATCTGGATCAACTCATTATGGGCGAGTTTGAATGCCGGGCACGATGATGATACAGCCGTTGATTTAGGGAATACCAAAGATAGCTGGGATTGGATCATCGCACACGGAGCTACAATCATACAAACAGATAGGCCACGGGAATTATTAGAATATCTGCGCAAACGCGGTCTGCATTTGTTAAATTAA
- a CDS encoding S46 family peptidase gives MNRPKILSVLLLLSLFIGNIARADEGMWIPMLIGKNYDQMKKQGFRLTPEDLYNINKASIKDAIVSLGGGFCTGEVVSGKGLLFTNHHCGFESISANSTPQNNILDNGFYAKSYTEEKPIAGLYVEFLVSITDVTPQVMAALKGASDAERGEKLEKINKKLIEAATKGNRYRGAVSSFFKGNQYFLYLYDKFSDVRLVGAPPQSIGKFGGDTDNWEWPRHTGDFSIFRIYADKDGNPAPYSAGNVPYTPKKFLPISLKGVKNGDFAMVYGYPGSTDRYLTSNGVRLAAEQTNPIIVKLRDIRLKAWKEEMNKSVDTRLKLSSEYNKVSNYWKYFIGQTEQLKNLNIYGQKQQEEAEFTKWAADKPQYASLMSDYQKLYAAYKPYAIHKTYINEGLLAPSFVDEALNNCYGQLALEDKEHTAKEKDEIREELKKDNDDYIKTYNLTANKKIFTQIMTSWYIDIPADQHPAFIENIVTQIAPGNPSQAFTRFADYLWEKSNLIDTTKLKELLTDRTVEKLRGDALVPFVINLSPGSYKKAVFGTKLSDFDTQKEKLDRIYLQALLEKNKDKLMSPDANSTMRITYGKVQDYTSKDGKHFDIQTDIDGAMKKYKPGDDEFDLPASWLEAYKKKNFGQYADHGTLPIDFITNNDITGGNSGSPVINGDGELIGLAFDSNWEAMSGEIAFNKDYKRTICVDVRYVLWCMDILGHADNLISELEIHKN, from the coding sequence ATGAACCGACCTAAAATCTTATCTGTCCTGCTGTTGCTTTCATTGTTTATAGGCAACATAGCACGGGCAGACGAAGGCATGTGGATTCCGATGCTGATTGGTAAAAATTACGACCAAATGAAGAAACAGGGCTTCCGCCTAACTCCCGAAGACTTGTATAACATCAACAAAGCCAGCATTAAAGATGCCATCGTTTCGCTGGGTGGCGGCTTTTGCACCGGCGAGGTTGTATCAGGCAAGGGCCTGCTGTTCACCAATCATCACTGTGGTTTTGAGTCTATCTCGGCTAATTCAACACCACAAAATAACATCCTCGATAATGGCTTTTATGCAAAAAGCTACACCGAAGAAAAGCCCATCGCAGGCCTGTATGTTGAATTTTTGGTGAGCATAACTGATGTTACTCCGCAGGTAATGGCTGCCCTTAAAGGCGCCAGCGATGCAGAACGGGGCGAAAAGCTCGAAAAAATAAACAAAAAGCTTATTGAGGCTGCCACTAAAGGTAACCGCTACCGTGGCGCCGTAAGTTCGTTTTTTAAAGGCAACCAGTATTTTTTGTATTTGTATGACAAATTTAGCGATGTACGTTTGGTTGGTGCGCCGCCACAATCAATAGGTAAATTTGGCGGTGATACTGATAACTGGGAATGGCCACGTCATACAGGTGATTTTTCAATTTTCAGGATTTACGCTGATAAAGACGGTAACCCGGCCCCTTACTCGGCCGGTAATGTACCTTACACGCCAAAAAAATTCCTGCCAATCTCATTAAAAGGTGTTAAAAACGGCGACTTTGCCATGGTATATGGCTACCCCGGCAGTACAGATCGCTACCTTACATCAAACGGCGTACGTTTGGCTGCTGAGCAAACCAACCCTATTATAGTGAAACTGCGCGACATCCGCCTGAAGGCCTGGAAGGAAGAAATGAATAAAAGCGTTGATACCAGGCTTAAACTTTCGTCCGAATACAATAAAGTATCCAACTATTGGAAATACTTTATAGGGCAAACCGAGCAGTTAAAAAATCTGAACATTTACGGCCAAAAACAACAGGAAGAAGCCGAATTTACCAAATGGGCTGCAGATAAACCGCAATATGCCAGCCTGATGAGCGATTACCAGAAACTGTACGCCGCCTATAAGCCCTATGCCATTCATAAAACCTATATAAATGAGGGTTTGCTGGCACCCAGCTTTGTAGATGAAGCGCTTAACAATTGCTACGGACAGTTAGCGCTTGAAGATAAGGAACATACTGCCAAAGAAAAAGACGAGATAAGAGAGGAATTGAAAAAGGATAATGACGACTATATCAAAACCTATAACCTTACGGCAAATAAAAAGATCTTCACCCAGATCATGACCTCTTGGTATATCGATATACCTGCCGATCAGCACCCTGCATTTATTGAGAATATAGTTACCCAGATAGCCCCCGGTAACCCCTCGCAGGCTTTTACAAGGTTTGCCGATTATTTGTGGGAAAAGAGTAACCTGATAGATACAACAAAACTTAAAGAGCTTTTAACCGATCGCACAGTCGAAAAGCTTCGTGGCGATGCATTGGTGCCTTTTGTGATCAATCTTAGTCCGGGTAGTTATAAAAAAGCTGTTTTTGGCACTAAGCTGAGTGATTTTGATACGCAGAAAGAAAAACTGGATCGCATTTACCTACAGGCCCTGCTTGAAAAAAATAAGGACAAGCTGATGTCGCCCGATGCTAACTCAACTATGCGTATCACTTACGGCAAAGTGCAGGATTACACCTCGAAAGACGGCAAACATTTTGACATTCAAACCGATATTGACGGCGCGATGAAAAAATACAAACCCGGCGATGATGAGTTCGACCTACCGGCATCATGGCTGGAAGCCTACAAGAAAAAGAACTTTGGCCAATATGCCGATCATGGTACTTTACCTATCGATTTTATCACTAATAATGATATTACAGGCGGCAACTCCGGCTCGCCGGTCATTAATGGCGATGGCGAACTAATCGGTTTAGCTTTCGACAGTAACTGGGAAGCCATGAGCGGCGAAATTGCCTTTAACAAGGACTATAAACGTACCATTTGCGTTGACGTGCGCTACGTGCTTTGGTGCATGGATATTTTAGGACATGCCGATAATTTGATCAGCGAGCTGGAGATCCATAAAAATTAA
- a CDS encoding helix-turn-helix transcriptional regulator, whose product MIQIPKDLLDHHVHIRLRLSDMYGIIIDKKRPFRCDDTLQTAHCLEIILKGHIDVRHGSYTQHLEAGDIQFRRRGNYQIFPSDEYSSLLIFMENEFVDYFLDSHVPEFRHERQSAGLPPFTFKTSTFIDANVAKIMQHITHPQDYSRCIVKFAAHQVLLQILSNDKSKTFVSFLKDLVSQKKVDLAYFMETNFNRQLSIDDMARLTGRSVSAFKKEFTDRFNTTPVKWQLNRRLEYAEYQLKHSNDPVAAVAYSSGFENISHFSKVYKQRFGTSPKSTRFESV is encoded by the coding sequence ATGATACAAATTCCCAAAGACCTGCTCGATCATCATGTGCATATCCGCCTGCGCCTTTCGGATATGTATGGTATTATCATTGATAAAAAGCGCCCCTTCAGGTGCGATGATACCCTGCAAACTGCCCATTGTTTGGAGATAATACTGAAAGGACATATCGACGTAAGGCATGGGAGCTACACACAGCACCTTGAGGCAGGAGATATCCAGTTTAGAAGGAGGGGGAATTACCAGATTTTTCCATCGGATGAGTATAGCAGCCTGCTGATATTTATGGAGAACGAATTTGTTGACTACTTTCTGGATAGCCATGTACCCGAGTTCAGGCATGAAAGGCAGAGCGCCGGTTTGCCGCCCTTTACTTTTAAAACTTCAACTTTTATAGATGCCAATGTAGCGAAGATTATGCAGCACATTACCCATCCGCAGGATTATTCGAGGTGTATTGTAAAATTTGCTGCGCACCAGGTATTGCTGCAAATTTTATCAAACGATAAATCAAAAACCTTTGTATCATTTTTAAAAGATCTGGTGAGCCAGAAAAAGGTAGACCTGGCCTATTTTATGGAAACAAACTTTAACCGCCAGCTTTCTATCGATGATATGGCCAGGCTTACCGGCCGCAGCGTAAGCGCGTTTAAAAAAGAGTTTACCGACAGGTTCAATACCACGCCCGTAAAATGGCAATTGAACCGGCGACTGGAATATGCCGAGTACCAGTTAAAACACTCCAACGATCCGGTGGCCGCGGTTGCCTATAGCAGCGGGTTCGAGAATATCTCGCACTTCTCTAAAGTGTATAAACAGCGGTTTGGCACTTCGCCTAAAAGCACCCGTTTCGAATCGGTATAA
- a CDS encoding cysteine hydrolase family protein produces the protein MKTLQNTNPALILIDIQQGFDNINYWGSERNNPDAELNARKLLDYWRANKLPLFHIQHCSVNPDSLLHENNPGNAIKDVVKPLPGEPVIKKSVNSSFIGTDLQQRLDEAGIDTVVIAGLTTEHCVSTTTRMAGNYGYHTFVVADATAAFSKTGIKGEHYSAEAVHLSALAQINNEFAEVVNTDEVIRAFKQNDDFL, from the coding sequence ATGAAAACACTCCAAAATACCAACCCTGCATTGATACTGATTGATATACAGCAGGGTTTTGATAACATTAACTATTGGGGCAGCGAGCGTAACAATCCCGATGCCGAGCTAAACGCCCGTAAACTACTTGATTACTGGCGGGCCAATAAACTGCCTTTATTCCACATCCAGCATTGCTCTGTCAATCCCGATTCTTTGTTGCATGAAAATAATCCCGGCAATGCTATAAAGGATGTTGTAAAACCTTTACCTGGTGAGCCGGTTATCAAAAAATCGGTAAACAGTTCTTTTATCGGTACTGATTTGCAGCAACGGCTTGATGAAGCGGGTATCGATACCGTAGTAATTGCAGGCCTCACTACCGAGCATTGCGTATCAACCACAACCCGGATGGCTGGCAACTATGGCTACCATACTTTTGTAGTGGCCGATGCTACAGCCGCTTTTTCAAAAACAGGCATCAAAGGCGAGCATTATAGCGCGGAGGCCGTTCATCTGTCAGCGTTGGCTCAAATCAATAATGAGTTTGCCGAAGTGGTGAATACCGATGAGGTTATCAGGGCTTTTAAGCAAAACGATGATTTTCTTTAG
- a CDS encoding polysaccharide deacetylase family protein, whose translation MFKPLITLISISLLSFLHAEPIVNSKAVLARKQVPVLCYHQIRNWRASDKQKDKDYIIPPATFKAHLKMLADSGYHTILPDELYNYLTTGAPLPSKPVMLTFDDSDGDQFTVARPELNKYGFKGVYFIVTNNLGKNKYYMDRKQVKQLADEGHIIACHTRDHMSFNKLKGADWEAQINVPTQKLEQITGKPVKYFAYPYGIWNTAGLPELHQRGFKAAFQLDMPRDNKDPIMTIRRVIDCGYWSNQTLDYYIKHGFGKPVK comes from the coding sequence GTGTTTAAGCCACTTATCACCCTCATTTCCATTAGTCTGCTATCGTTTTTACATGCAGAGCCAATTGTTAACAGCAAGGCCGTTTTGGCCCGTAAGCAGGTCCCCGTTTTATGTTATCACCAAATTCGTAACTGGCGTGCAAGCGATAAACAGAAGGATAAAGACTATATTATACCACCCGCAACATTTAAAGCGCACCTGAAAATGCTGGCCGACAGCGGTTACCATACCATTTTGCCCGACGAGCTTTATAACTATCTAACCACCGGCGCTCCCCTACCCTCAAAGCCAGTCATGCTCACTTTTGATGACAGCGACGGCGACCAGTTTACCGTTGCCCGCCCCGAATTGAATAAATACGGCTTTAAGGGCGTTTATTTTATAGTAACCAACAACCTGGGCAAAAACAAATACTATATGGACCGCAAGCAGGTAAAACAACTGGCCGACGAAGGCCACATTATTGCCTGCCACACCCGCGACCATATGAGCTTCAATAAACTAAAAGGCGCCGATTGGGAAGCACAGATTAATGTACCCACGCAAAAACTGGAACAAATTACCGGCAAACCTGTAAAATACTTTGCCTACCCCTATGGCATCTGGAATACCGCAGGCCTGCCCGAGCTACACCAGCGCGGTTTTAAAGCGGCTTTCCAGTTAGATATGCCGAGGGATAACAAAGACCCGATCATGACCATAAGGCGCGTTATAGACTGCGGTTACTGGAGCAACCAAACCCTCGATTATTATATTAAACATGGCTTTGGTAAGCCGGTAAAGTAG
- a CDS encoding SGNH/GDSL hydrolase family protein encodes MRKIYYSFLLLCAFILPCSAQTVQPFKQGDRVVFTGNSITDGGHYHSYIWLYYITRFPNRRITVYNAGIGGDVSGQILERLDGDVFAHQPTVVTLTFGMNDTGYQNLKGAKADSTYAAKIAESLKSFRLIEDKLKQHPEVRKVMIASSPYDEKAKIKITPLIGKNAAMLQIASDQQNTAARNHWEFLDFNHPMVAINARLQQTDSAFTLQGSDRIHPTNDGQMVMAYLFLKAQGLAGKKVADVVINIGSKKVEKAENCTIITPVIGTEHIKFNYLANSLPYPLDTIPGGFGQPAKAQSLALKVIPFIDEFNEELLQVKGLANGKQYQLKIDGQSMGAWAAEDYNKGINLALINNTPQYQQALAIMHLNEERWTIERRLREYYWMHYSILKPKGLLFNDGPHTIDSLQRYAKKDFFVAVTVPTYQKARFKSVRDVWQKEIDLLTNEIYRINKPVNHLIEIIPAP; translated from the coding sequence ATGAGAAAAATCTACTATAGCTTTTTGCTGCTATGTGCCTTTATTTTGCCTTGCAGCGCGCAAACCGTTCAGCCCTTTAAGCAGGGCGATAGGGTGGTATTTACCGGAAACAGCATTACAGATGGGGGCCATTACCACTCGTACATTTGGTTATATTATATTACCCGGTTCCCCAACAGGCGTATTACGGTTTACAATGCTGGGATAGGCGGCGACGTATCGGGGCAGATACTGGAGCGTTTGGATGGCGATGTATTTGCGCACCAGCCTACTGTGGTTACGCTAACCTTCGGGATGAATGATACCGGTTATCAAAACCTGAAAGGTGCCAAAGCCGATTCTACCTATGCTGCGAAAATTGCCGAATCGTTAAAAAGTTTCAGGCTGATAGAGGATAAGCTGAAACAGCATCCCGAAGTGAGGAAAGTGATGATAGCCTCATCACCCTATGATGAAAAAGCGAAGATTAAAATAACGCCATTGATAGGTAAAAACGCAGCCATGCTTCAAATTGCTTCCGATCAGCAAAATACAGCCGCGCGTAACCACTGGGAGTTTTTGGATTTTAACCACCCTATGGTTGCCATTAACGCCAGGCTACAGCAAACCGATTCAGCCTTTACTTTGCAGGGAAGCGACCGGATCCACCCAACCAACGATGGCCAAATGGTGATGGCCTACCTGTTTTTAAAAGCGCAGGGATTGGCCGGTAAAAAGGTAGCTGATGTAGTGATCAATATCGGCAGTAAAAAAGTAGAGAAGGCCGAAAACTGCACAATCATAACTCCGGTTATTGGTACTGAGCATATTAAGTTCAACTATCTGGCTAATTCATTGCCTTATCCGTTAGATACTATCCCCGGCGGTTTCGGTCAGCCTGCTAAGGCGCAATCGTTGGCTTTAAAGGTAATTCCGTTTATCGATGAGTTTAACGAGGAGCTTTTGCAGGTTAAAGGTTTAGCAAACGGGAAACAATATCAGCTTAAAATAGATGGCCAGTCGATGGGGGCATGGGCTGCTGAGGACTATAACAAAGGCATCAACCTCGCCCTGATCAATAATACCCCCCAATATCAGCAGGCCCTGGCCATTATGCACCTCAATGAAGAACGCTGGACGATTGAACGCCGCTTGAGGGAGTATTACTGGATGCACTACTCTATCCTAAAACCCAAAGGATTGTTGTTTAATGATGGCCCGCATACCATCGATTCATTGCAGCGCTACGCCAAAAAGGACTTTTTTGTGGCTGTAACGGTGCCTACTTATCAAAAAGCGAGGTTTAAAAGCGTGCGCGATGTCTGGCAAAAAGAGATCGATCTGCTTACCAACGAGATCTATCGTATCAATAAACCGGTTAATCACCTCATTGAAATAATACCTGCCCCATAA
- a CDS encoding glycoside hydrolase family 38 C-terminal domain-containing protein yields the protein MKLKTFLISTALITCISARSSAQTAWYIDGYHGGVWGHYPDWNTRFMADMLKKNPDWKINIELEPETWDRAQVVDPTAYADFKALFADQSLNGRIEYVNPAYAQSYNYNISGESIIHQFSYGIKKIRAHFPGATFTSYSSEEPCFTNALPQILTSFGFKYASLKNPNTCFGGYTRAHGGGLVNWIGPDGTGIITSPRYAVEKLSDKSTWQTIAWDNGANYIKASYADGIKHPIGMTLQDAGWKGGPFIGKGDKNGIHSKYTTWRNYFANVAAKDVRPDWKVSQEDIQVSLVWGSQVTQQLAQRVRAAENKIIQSQKLAAMAKVYGGGSYPQVDFDAAWRTLLLSQHHDCWIVPYNGKPGDTWADKVIGWTGFTNGKSDSISTVSTALFKEKDDFITVYNTLGIARIGIVKFDLPAGFTTENTGVFDSAGKQISAQLSPAAGDNHAFVEFKATVPSMGYAVYQLKKVNGTTTKGADIKTLADGSYQLETDLYRVVIDPQHGGVIKTLIVKSLNSREFVDKTNKLAFNELRGNFYNDGGFKSSKDNPVKVELLEKGPLAIKVALHGTINGSAYTQIISLKEGEPRIDINLNIDWQGNPGIGEGIKPGTYKWELPAKPFYDDRNKLLALFPLNLKHQKVYKNAPFDVTESHLNNTFYTRWDSIKNNVIHTWVDVTGDNDKYGMALFTDHTTSYAHGQNFPLGLDIQYSGMGLWGRNYTINGPTQVHYALIPHAGKWDKAGIWADATEWSEPLLAYPGKPADGGVKSLISTNNNNVEITSVEFDGNDMLVRFFNAGTTADVKALLNLNADAVDLVELDGKVKQLLHFAKQKSGGNLLNISIPRFGFRTVRLINVKKI from the coding sequence ATGAAACTCAAAACTTTTTTGATAAGCACCGCGCTTATCACGTGTATATCCGCCCGCTCATCAGCGCAAACTGCCTGGTATATTGATGGTTATCACGGCGGAGTTTGGGGGCATTATCCTGACTGGAACACCCGTTTCATGGCCGATATGCTCAAAAAGAACCCCGACTGGAAGATCAACATCGAACTGGAACCCGAAACCTGGGACAGGGCACAGGTAGTTGATCCCACAGCCTACGCCGATTTTAAAGCCCTCTTTGCCGATCAAAGCCTTAACGGACGTATCGAATACGTAAACCCGGCCTATGCCCAGAGCTATAATTACAATATTTCGGGCGAGAGTATCATCCATCAGTTTAGCTACGGCATTAAAAAGATCAGGGCGCATTTTCCAGGTGCTACGTTTACATCTTATTCATCCGAAGAGCCTTGTTTTACAAACGCTTTGCCACAGATATTAACTTCATTTGGTTTTAAGTACGCCTCGCTCAAAAATCCCAATACCTGCTTTGGAGGCTATACCCGAGCGCATGGCGGAGGGCTGGTTAACTGGATAGGGCCTGATGGTACGGGGATTATTACCTCGCCAAGGTATGCCGTTGAAAAGCTTTCAGACAAATCAACCTGGCAAACCATAGCCTGGGATAACGGCGCAAATTATATTAAAGCCTCTTATGCTGATGGCATTAAACATCCCATCGGGATGACCTTGCAGGATGCCGGATGGAAAGGCGGCCCCTTTATTGGTAAAGGCGATAAGAATGGCATCCACAGCAAATATACTACCTGGCGGAACTATTTCGCCAATGTAGCGGCCAAAGATGTTCGGCCGGATTGGAAAGTATCGCAGGAAGATATCCAGGTGAGTTTGGTTTGGGGATCGCAGGTTACGCAACAGCTGGCCCAACGGGTAAGGGCTGCCGAGAACAAGATCATCCAAAGCCAGAAACTGGCTGCTATGGCAAAGGTTTACGGTGGCGGTAGCTACCCGCAGGTCGATTTTGATGCTGCCTGGCGCACGCTTTTACTATCTCAACACCACGATTGTTGGATAGTACCTTATAACGGTAAGCCCGGCGATACCTGGGCTGACAAGGTGATAGGTTGGACGGGGTTTACAAATGGTAAAAGCGACAGTATCAGCACAGTTTCAACGGCGTTGTTTAAAGAAAAAGATGATTTTATCACTGTTTATAACACATTGGGCATTGCCCGTATAGGGATTGTAAAGTTTGATCTGCCAGCGGGTTTTACTACTGAAAATACCGGTGTTTTTGATAGCGCCGGCAAGCAAATATCCGCTCAATTAAGCCCCGCAGCCGGTGATAATCATGCTTTTGTTGAATTTAAGGCAACTGTTCCGTCTATGGGATACGCCGTTTATCAGCTTAAAAAAGTAAACGGAACTACTACAAAAGGCGCCGATATTAAAACGCTTGCAGATGGTAGCTATCAATTGGAAACAGACCTTTATCGTGTTGTTATCGACCCTCAACACGGAGGCGTTATTAAAACTCTGATCGTCAAAAGTTTAAACAGTCGTGAGTTTGTGGATAAAACCAATAAGCTTGCATTTAATGAGTTGCGTGGCAACTTTTATAACGATGGCGGCTTTAAATCGAGCAAAGATAACCCGGTTAAAGTCGAACTTTTGGAGAAAGGCCCGCTTGCTATAAAAGTAGCTTTACATGGCACTATCAACGGCAGTGCTTATACGCAGATTATCAGCCTTAAAGAAGGCGAGCCACGCATTGATATCAACCTGAATATTGATTGGCAAGGCAACCCGGGAATAGGGGAGGGCATTAAACCAGGCACCTACAAATGGGAACTACCTGCTAAACCTTTTTATGATGACAGGAATAAGCTGCTGGCGCTATTCCCGCTCAACCTGAAACATCAAAAAGTTTATAAAAATGCCCCTTTTGATGTTACCGAGAGCCATTTGAATAATACTTTTTATACCCGCTGGGATAGCATTAAAAACAATGTTATCCATACCTGGGTAGATGTTACCGGCGATAATGATAAATACGGTATGGCGCTGTTTACCGATCATACCACCAGTTACGCCCATGGGCAGAATTTTCCTTTAGGGTTGGATATCCAATACTCCGGTATGGGCTTATGGGGGCGTAATTATACTATTAACGGGCCAACACAGGTACATTACGCCCTGATTCCGCATGCCGGGAAGTGGGATAAAGCGGGCATCTGGGCCGATGCTACGGAGTGGAGCGAACCTTTGTTAGCGTATCCGGGAAAACCTGCGGATGGTGGTGTCAAATCACTCATCAGTACAAATAATAACAATGTTGAGATTACTTCGGTGGAGTTTGATGGGAACGATATGCTGGTGAGGTTTTTTAACGCGGGTACTACTGCTGATGTTAAGGCTTTGCTAAACTTAAACGCGGATGCAGTTGATTTAGTTGAGTTAGATGGCAAGGTTAAGCAGTTGTTGCATTTTGCTAAACAAAAATCAGGAGGTAATTTGTTGAATATTAGTATTCCGAGGTTTGGCTTCCGAACGGTGAGGTTGATTAATGTAAAGAAAATTTAG